From Anaerococcus urinomassiliensis:
TGCAAAGACAAAAGATGGAAAAACTTGGGAACATTTACCAGTAGCTTTAGCCCCAGACCAATCCTATGATAAAAATGGAGTATTCTCTGGAAGTGCTATAGAAAAGGATGGAAAATTATACCTAATGTATACGGGTCATCTAACAGAAACAGACCATGGTGAAGTAAGGCAAAACCAGAATATAGCTGTATCTGATGATAATATAAACTTTGATAAATACCAAGCTAATCCGGTTTTAGATGAAAATAACCTACCAGAAAATATATCCAAAAAAGATTTCAGAGATCCTAAGGTATTTAAAAAAGATAATAAGTATTATGCTGTAATAGGAACAAAGACAGAAGATGAAGTTGGTACAGTATTATTATATGAATCAGATGATTTATTAACTTGGTCCTATAAGAGTGTATTAATATCAGATGAGAAGTACCTAGGTGATATGCCAGAGTGTCCTGATTTACTTTTATTTGATGATAACAAAGCAGCACTTTTAGTAAGTGCCATGAATTTTGACTATGAAGGTATGAAACATCCTCATAAAACAATGATTATTGAAGGACATATGAATTGGGATACTTATAAATTTATTCCTGAATCTATAAGAGAGATGGATTATGGTTTTGACTATTATGCTCCTCAAAGTGCCAAAGAAGGTGATGATTACTTTATTATAGCGTGGAATCAATCCTGGGGTACAAACCTAATTCCAGGAGAATCAAACCATAATTGGATGGGTCAGATGACAGTACCTCAATTAGTATATGAAAAAGATGGAGAGATAAAAAGAAGTATCCATCCTAAAGTTTTAGAAAATAAAAATCTATTAGAAAAAACTACTAATAAAGCAAATGAAAGCTTAGATATAAATCCAGGTAATTATATATACATTAAGTACAACAAGAAGAATTCATCTTATCTAAAGTTAGAATTTAAAAATAAAGAAGAATCTTTTAGCTTTAAGTTTGATTTAGAGAATAATAAGGGATCATTTAATAGAGAATCTTTAGCTTACCCTATAAAGAGTGACCGTAATTTAGATATCGGAAAGAAAGAATTTGCTATTAGATTTGAAGAAGAAAATGATATAGGCATTATCTT
This genomic window contains:
- a CDS encoding glycoside hydrolase family 32 protein, with the protein product MSFSTGRSNDFIKNNKDRVDDKFYPIINFAAPVGWINDPNGVSVVGDEYHLFYQYYPYEPVHGPMHWGHAKTKDGKTWEHLPVALAPDQSYDKNGVFSGSAIEKDGKLYLMYTGHLTETDHGEVRQNQNIAVSDDNINFDKYQANPVLDENNLPENISKKDFRDPKVFKKDNKYYAVIGTKTEDEVGTVLLYESDDLLTWSYKSVLISDEKYLGDMPECPDLLLFDDNKAALLVSAMNFDYEGMKHPHKTMIIEGHMNWDTYKFIPESIREMDYGFDYYAPQSAKEGDDYFIIAWNQSWGTNLIPGESNHNWMGQMTVPQLVYEKDGEIKRSIHPKVLENKNLLEKTTNKANESLDINPGNYIYIKYNKKNSSYLKLEFKNKEESFSFKFDLENNKGSFNRESLAYPIKSDRNLDIGKKEFAIRFEEENDIGIIFDKSSIQIYINDKYSISNTYYSENPLDTLIIDSDNGKSLELIENYSLLGEN